In Topomyia yanbarensis strain Yona2022 chromosome 2, ASM3024719v1, whole genome shotgun sequence, one DNA window encodes the following:
- the LOC131682261 gene encoding SET and MYND domain-containing protein 4-like isoform X2, whose amino-acid sequence MLLGFANNIDIIGFDRSAVEEAYVPFKRETARIGLVINLAKTKYMITGKERGLEKSIVLANRSAALFHLNKFEEALKDIDLSIYLYYPNSMQYKLMERKARCYIALKDLPAALDFYRETCTALGDSNLCPEMQKEMIIATKKKVEDLEVYIATVKRYLEPVKHSLTKKFVAHVDKSVFIDCTENEGRFARTRADLKPNQLVLKELPHASVVMSECSSTHCDHCCLRVEVLFCCSRCVDVVFCSQRCQDAACSSYHRFECGFLPYLRSSGANVVCMLALRIVTQKSLGYFYGLKDELEQLASEHTDRLPAHDYRRVYKFVTHSEQRSPEDYLKWTVMAAFLNTISQLGGFYKREKLDELLGTILLHNMQIVTYNSHEVSELLRRKESDPGYSICIGAALYPTLVLFNHSCDPGITRYFVGNAVFVRTIKNIPAGSVVAENYGQLFARSDRRERRNTLKSIYKFDCNCQACDENWPTFYEMSPNMVRFKCAGRESCNNALIFTANSPQNSFRCEKCGEFTDIDSCFTSLKNIDMLNRFNEATSLYQHGEYDKALSKYAAIMTSLDQVLVKPYREYHLCQQGIRRCSLELGNKYTERK is encoded by the exons ATGCTCCTTGGTTTTGCGAACAATATTGATATAATTGGATTCGATCGTAGTGCAGTGGAAGAGGCCTACGTGCCTTTTAAGAGGGAGACAGCGAGGATAGGCTTAGTCATCAACTTagccaagacaaagtacatgatcaCTGGTAAAGAGAGAG GTCTGGAAAAGTCTATCGTCTTGGCAAACCGTTCCGCAGCTTTATTTCATCTTAACAAATTCGAGGAAGCTTTGAAGGATATAGACTTATCAATCTACCTATACTATCCCAACAGTATGCAGTACAAGTTGATGGAGCGAAAGGCACGCTGTTATATTGCGTTAAAAGATCTCCCGGCTGCTCTTGATTTCTACAG GGAAACTTGCACAGCACTCGGCGACTCGAATTTGTGCCCGGAAATGCAGAAGGAAATGATTATTGCAACGAAAAAAAAGGTGGAGGATCTGGAGGTTTACATAGCGACCGTGAAAAGGTATCTGGAACCGGTGAAACACAGTTTGACTAAAAAGTTTGTGGCCCACGTCGATAAATCGGTGTTCATTGATTGTACTGAAAATGAGGGCAGATTTGCACGCACGAGGGCCGATCTGAAACCAAACCAGTTGGTGCTCAAAGAATTACCGCACGCATCAGTTGTAATGAGTGAATGCAGTTCAACTCACTGTGATCATTGCTGCCTTCGAGTGGAAGTTCTTTTCTGCTGTTCGAGGTGTGTAGACGTCGTCTTTTGTTCGCAGCGATGCCAAGACGCGGCTTGTTCCAGTTATCATAGGTTCGAATGTGGGTTTCTGCCATATTTGAGAAGCTCTGGAGCAAATGTCGTTTGCATGCTTGCTTTAAGGATTGTAACACAAAAATCATTAGGCTATTTCTACGGACTTAAGGATGAATTGGAACAACTGGCAAGTGAGCATACTGATAG ACTACCAGCACACGATTATAGAAGAGTATACAAATTTGTGACCCATTCTGAGCAAAGAAGCCCAGAGGATTATCTTAAATGGACTGTAATGGCAGCTTTTCTGAACACTATCTCTCAATTGGGTGGCTTTTATAAACGAGAGAAGTTGGACGAACTTCTCGGTACAATTTTGCTTCACAATATGCAAATAGTTACCTACAATTCACATGAAGTGTCCGAACTTCTACGCAGGAAGGAATCGGATCCCGGATACTCCATTTGCATTGGAGCTGCACTTTATCCAACACTAGTTCTGTTCAATCACTCGTGCGACCCTGGAATAACCAGGTACTTCGTCGGAAACGCAGTCTTTGTTCGGACGATTAAAAACATTCCAGCGGGTTCGGTTGTTGCCGAAAACTATGGACAATTATTTGCAAGATCTGATCGACGGGAAAGGCGGAACACCTTGAAGTCAATATACAAGTTCGACTGCAATTGTCAGGCGTGTGATGAAAATTGGCCTACGTTTTACGAAATGAGCCCCAATATGGTGAGATTCAAATGCGCAGGAAGGGAATCATGCAACAATGCATTGATCTTCACAGCTAATTCACCCCAAAATTCATTTAGGTGTGAAAAGTGTGGAGAGTTCACGGATATTGATAGTTGTTTTACATCGTTGAAG AACATAGATATGTTGAATCGGTTCAACGAAGCGACTAGTCTTTATCAGCACGGAGAGTACGACAAGGCACTTTCTAAATACGCGGCCATCATGACCTCATTGGATCAAGTTTTGGTTAAGCCCTACCGAGAGTATCATCTTTGCCAACAGGGAATTCGTAGATGTTCATTGGAACTAGGCAATAAGTACACGGAACGCAAATAA
- the LOC131682261 gene encoding SET and MYND domain-containing protein 4-like isoform X1 codes for MEVCELEGFFHQDYESFRATVSEREFQAFSRMENDEQRVRFVNEVIAERCSDLWKLERQNEFGKCLQSALEQRDLGNQALQYEQWSDALKCYNKAFLLIPSENGLEKSIVLANRSAALFHLNKFEEALKDIDLSIYLYYPNSMQYKLMERKARCYIALKDLPAALDFYRETCTALGDSNLCPEMQKEMIIATKKKVEDLEVYIATVKRYLEPVKHSLTKKFVAHVDKSVFIDCTENEGRFARTRADLKPNQLVLKELPHASVVMSECSSTHCDHCCLRVEVLFCCSRCVDVVFCSQRCQDAACSSYHRFECGFLPYLRSSGANVVCMLALRIVTQKSLGYFYGLKDELEQLASEHTDRLPAHDYRRVYKFVTHSEQRSPEDYLKWTVMAAFLNTISQLGGFYKREKLDELLGTILLHNMQIVTYNSHEVSELLRRKESDPGYSICIGAALYPTLVLFNHSCDPGITRYFVGNAVFVRTIKNIPAGSVVAENYGQLFARSDRRERRNTLKSIYKFDCNCQACDENWPTFYEMSPNMVRFKCAGRESCNNALIFTANSPQNSFRCEKCGEFTDIDSCFTSLKNIDMLNRFNEATSLYQHGEYDKALSKYAAIMTSLDQVLVKPYREYHLCQQGIRRCSLELGNKYTERK; via the exons ATGGAAGTCTGTGAACTGGAAGGATTTTTCCACCAAGATTATGAAAGTTTTCGTGCAACGGTTAGCGAGCGCGAATTTCAAGCCTTTTCACGTATGGAAAACGACGAACAACGAGTTCGATTTGTGAATGAAGTAATCGCGGAACGTTGCAGTGATCTTTGGAAACTCGAGCGACAAAATGAGTTTGGAAAATGTCTGCAATCGGCGTTGGAACAGAGAGATTTGGGAAACCAGGCGTTACAGTATGAACAGTGGAGTGATGCGCTGAAATGCTACAACAAAGCTTTTCTTCTGATCCCATCGGAAAATG GTCTGGAAAAGTCTATCGTCTTGGCAAACCGTTCCGCAGCTTTATTTCATCTTAACAAATTCGAGGAAGCTTTGAAGGATATAGACTTATCAATCTACCTATACTATCCCAACAGTATGCAGTACAAGTTGATGGAGCGAAAGGCACGCTGTTATATTGCGTTAAAAGATCTCCCGGCTGCTCTTGATTTCTACAG GGAAACTTGCACAGCACTCGGCGACTCGAATTTGTGCCCGGAAATGCAGAAGGAAATGATTATTGCAACGAAAAAAAAGGTGGAGGATCTGGAGGTTTACATAGCGACCGTGAAAAGGTATCTGGAACCGGTGAAACACAGTTTGACTAAAAAGTTTGTGGCCCACGTCGATAAATCGGTGTTCATTGATTGTACTGAAAATGAGGGCAGATTTGCACGCACGAGGGCCGATCTGAAACCAAACCAGTTGGTGCTCAAAGAATTACCGCACGCATCAGTTGTAATGAGTGAATGCAGTTCAACTCACTGTGATCATTGCTGCCTTCGAGTGGAAGTTCTTTTCTGCTGTTCGAGGTGTGTAGACGTCGTCTTTTGTTCGCAGCGATGCCAAGACGCGGCTTGTTCCAGTTATCATAGGTTCGAATGTGGGTTTCTGCCATATTTGAGAAGCTCTGGAGCAAATGTCGTTTGCATGCTTGCTTTAAGGATTGTAACACAAAAATCATTAGGCTATTTCTACGGACTTAAGGATGAATTGGAACAACTGGCAAGTGAGCATACTGATAG ACTACCAGCACACGATTATAGAAGAGTATACAAATTTGTGACCCATTCTGAGCAAAGAAGCCCAGAGGATTATCTTAAATGGACTGTAATGGCAGCTTTTCTGAACACTATCTCTCAATTGGGTGGCTTTTATAAACGAGAGAAGTTGGACGAACTTCTCGGTACAATTTTGCTTCACAATATGCAAATAGTTACCTACAATTCACATGAAGTGTCCGAACTTCTACGCAGGAAGGAATCGGATCCCGGATACTCCATTTGCATTGGAGCTGCACTTTATCCAACACTAGTTCTGTTCAATCACTCGTGCGACCCTGGAATAACCAGGTACTTCGTCGGAAACGCAGTCTTTGTTCGGACGATTAAAAACATTCCAGCGGGTTCGGTTGTTGCCGAAAACTATGGACAATTATTTGCAAGATCTGATCGACGGGAAAGGCGGAACACCTTGAAGTCAATATACAAGTTCGACTGCAATTGTCAGGCGTGTGATGAAAATTGGCCTACGTTTTACGAAATGAGCCCCAATATGGTGAGATTCAAATGCGCAGGAAGGGAATCATGCAACAATGCATTGATCTTCACAGCTAATTCACCCCAAAATTCATTTAGGTGTGAAAAGTGTGGAGAGTTCACGGATATTGATAGTTGTTTTACATCGTTGAAG AACATAGATATGTTGAATCGGTTCAACGAAGCGACTAGTCTTTATCAGCACGGAGAGTACGACAAGGCACTTTCTAAATACGCGGCCATCATGACCTCATTGGATCAAGTTTTGGTTAAGCCCTACCGAGAGTATCATCTTTGCCAACAGGGAATTCGTAGATGTTCATTGGAACTAGGCAATAAGTACACGGAACGCAAATAA